A single genomic interval of Lentimicrobium saccharophilum harbors:
- a CDS encoding T9SS type A sorting domain-containing protein, whose amino-acid sequence MKKLIPILLFPFFVFHFSFGQQTIYVAASNNTGIEDGTQEHPFNTIKEGINAASPGWQVMIKQGTYIPDDSWSGNPHTLFLKAGVSLMGEGAGQTIIQGIVVDREDSNLSTGLEKLRFDEFYFIRGAHTGPFTDRNIIRNCSTEYIEIGCAAGIPPPDSLLGANYGFIIENNSTGTEGSIEFRHGAGISEIAVTGNSCGYIQIKSGAGYTYLIDNNEIQYGIFDKSAANKTTISNNRIFNGAIVDQSGGNYDLTEDEFIENNTINSDENSPAFIDEDYKAGIIAKSRSVTIRNNTITCTGNVSGIRTSAGAPMHVMNNTIIIDEVQSAAPDPSESTCGIFNYSGWGYVAGNRITGGNMGYYSKAGTVEFANNEIEKSYTGFYSKGAEDVHHNIIKDCRGDGMILDGLAGPVHGNVIKDNAGSGIRVLRNPIDLGGGLDTCPGLNVITGNGNYDLYVEAISEQYPLLFARFNVWDHTDPAEIMQFDIRDGSDSTGLVMVDFTPVGSLGSEALILPDIGLFPNPTHGSFKVQCLKSGVEFQSCKVTDLLGQVVKSDNPEPGTRQIELNISHLPAGIYFLRTRIENQTIVKRIIKI is encoded by the coding sequence ATGAAAAAACTCATCCCCATTTTACTTTTTCCGTTTTTCGTATTCCATTTTTCATTTGGTCAGCAAACCATCTACGTTGCTGCCTCCAACAACACCGGCATTGAAGACGGGACACAGGAACATCCGTTCAACACTATAAAGGAAGGCATCAATGCAGCATCTCCAGGTTGGCAGGTGATGATCAAACAGGGAACATACATTCCCGATGATTCCTGGTCAGGGAATCCACATACCTTGTTTCTCAAAGCTGGGGTAAGTCTGATGGGTGAAGGTGCCGGTCAAACGATCATTCAGGGGATTGTGGTTGACCGGGAGGACAGCAATCTTTCAACCGGTCTTGAAAAGCTCAGGTTTGATGAGTTTTATTTTATCAGGGGAGCCCATACCGGCCCTTTCACCGACAGGAACATAATACGCAACTGCTCAACAGAGTATATTGAGATAGGTTGTGCAGCTGGAATCCCTCCCCCTGATTCATTATTAGGTGCTAATTATGGATTCATAATCGAAAATAATTCTACAGGAACAGAAGGTAGTATTGAGTTCAGGCATGGTGCAGGTATTTCGGAAATAGCCGTTACCGGTAACAGTTGCGGTTATATTCAAATCAAATCCGGAGCCGGATATACCTATCTGATCGATAACAACGAGATCCAATACGGTATTTTTGACAAATCGGCTGCGAATAAAACCACCATTTCAAATAACCGGATATTTAATGGTGCAATTGTGGATCAAAGCGGTGGAAATTACGATCTCACTGAAGATGAATTTATTGAAAACAATACCATCAATTCCGACGAAAACTCCCCGGCATTTATCGATGAGGATTATAAGGCCGGGATCATTGCAAAAAGCAGGTCTGTCACTATCAGAAACAATACCATTACCTGTACGGGAAATGTTTCAGGGATCAGAACCAGCGCAGGAGCTCCGATGCATGTCATGAACAACACTATCATCATTGATGAAGTACAATCAGCTGCCCCTGATCCATCTGAAAGCACTTGCGGAATTTTCAATTATTCCGGATGGGGGTATGTAGCCGGGAACAGGATAACAGGGGGGAACATGGGATATTACAGTAAGGCAGGGACAGTGGAGTTTGCCAACAATGAAATCGAAAAATCTTATACTGGTTTCTATAGCAAGGGCGCTGAGGATGTTCATCACAACATCATTAAAGACTGCAGAGGAGATGGAATGATCCTGGATGGTCTGGCCGGCCCTGTTCATGGTAATGTCATCAAAGACAACGCTGGTTCCGGGATCCGGGTACTCAGAAATCCCATTGATCTTGGTGGCGGGCTGGATACCTGTCCCGGCCTGAATGTAATTACCGGTAACGGAAATTATGATTTGTATGTTGAGGCCATCAGCGAACAGTATCCGTTACTTTTTGCCCGCTTTAATGTCTGGGATCATACGGATCCTGCAGAAATCATGCAGTTTGATATCCGCGATGGCTCCGACTCAACGGGATTGGTCATGGTGGACTTTACCCCTGTCGGGAGTTTAGGTTCAGAAGCGTTGATTCTGCCGGATATCGGGCTGTTCCCGAATCCAACCCATGGGAGTTTCAAAGTTCAATGTTTGAAATCCGGCGTTGAATTTCAAAGTTGCAAGGTTACCGATCTTCTCGGGCAGGTTGTAAAATCCGATAATCCGGAACCCGGCACCCGACAAATTGAACTCAATATCAGCCACCTGCCGGCCGGTATCTATTTCCTTCGGACAAGGATTGAAAATCAAACGATTGTGAAGAGGATTATAAAGATATGA
- a CDS encoding T9SS type A sorting domain-containing protein: MKNSITIAMAVLILLPFSIWGQMWRENPQTEVLDSVITWKFSGISDSILSFRTTYRYDEQKRTIQKEEFVREQALNLWVPYRIEKWQYDGQDRQTMWAVLFWENETMAYKGLFRERYVFDAQGNVSESYFDGWSLSLFDWINYRRILNYYDNQQRLTNEVNFEWNNLGQHWDSTSYILYEYNPEGLPERVTEWEEEDGTGVFYPKLRYDYEYNTTGDMILKTRLFYNHNTQLWYYMVKEEPTWDEHHSKIQSWYWKYEESIEEWIPLEKDHWAWDEAGNMALYEYYRIGEDTVTWMPSIKAEMTYNAFNRMLRNTGYSGNDFGEWEPGYMRAYEYIQDTLLVEDALSQWDAGSASWKGVNMHLYTFDSLNRRHSDSYHKWIVHVQQFVLSTRDYYSWSQQEAQGFDEPGRISAEIMPNPTQGEFQILLSNILYPDCQVEIVDPTGKIREKLKSERGAASILMDITHFPPGIYFVRIESENQIIVKKIIRL, encoded by the coding sequence ATGAAAAACTCAATTACAATTGCGATGGCAGTGCTTATTCTGTTACCCTTTTCCATATGGGGTCAGATGTGGCGGGAGAATCCGCAAACCGAGGTGCTCGATTCAGTAATCACCTGGAAATTTTCCGGCATCAGCGATTCAATTCTCTCTTTCCGGACAACCTATCGGTATGATGAGCAAAAGCGAACCATACAGAAAGAGGAATTCGTCAGGGAACAGGCCCTGAATCTTTGGGTGCCATACCGCATTGAAAAATGGCAGTATGATGGTCAGGACCGGCAGACCATGTGGGCAGTATTGTTTTGGGAAAACGAAACCATGGCTTACAAAGGCCTTTTCAGGGAAAGATATGTATTTGATGCCCAAGGCAATGTTTCCGAATCATACTTCGATGGCTGGAGTCTTTCCCTTTTCGACTGGATAAATTATCGAAGAATATTGAATTACTATGATAATCAGCAAAGGCTGACGAATGAAGTGAATTTCGAATGGAATAACCTGGGACAGCATTGGGATTCAACATCATACATTTTATATGAATATAATCCTGAGGGACTTCCGGAACGGGTGACCGAATGGGAAGAGGAAGATGGAACAGGAGTTTTTTATCCTAAATTAAGGTATGACTATGAGTACAATACAACCGGCGATATGATTCTGAAAACCAGGCTCTTTTATAATCACAATACACAACTGTGGTACTATATGGTAAAGGAAGAACCCACCTGGGATGAACACCATAGCAAAATTCAGTCGTGGTATTGGAAATACGAGGAATCAATCGAAGAGTGGATTCCACTGGAGAAGGATCATTGGGCCTGGGATGAAGCCGGGAATATGGCCCTGTATGAATATTACCGCATTGGCGAAGATACAGTCACATGGATGCCGAGTATAAAAGCTGAAATGACCTATAATGCGTTTAACAGAATGTTGAGAAACACCGGATACAGCGGTAATGACTTTGGTGAATGGGAGCCTGGCTATATGCGTGCATATGAATATATTCAGGATACCCTGCTTGTCGAAGATGCGCTATCGCAATGGGATGCCGGATCAGCATCCTGGAAAGGGGTAAACATGCACCTTTACACATTCGATTCATTAAACCGGCGGCACAGCGATTCGTATCACAAATGGATCGTACATGTGCAGCAGTTTGTGCTCAGCACCCGGGATTATTATTCCTGGTCGCAGCAGGAGGCACAGGGATTTGATGAACCCGGCCGGATAAGTGCTGAAATAATGCCAAACCCGACACAGGGGGAATTTCAGATTTTATTATCCAATATCCTATATCCGGATTGTCAGGTTGAGATCGTTGATCCCACAGGGAAAATCCGGGAAAAACTCAAATCTGAACGGGGTGCCGCCAGCATTCTGATGGACATCACACACTTCCCCCCTGGAATCTACTTCGTTAGAATAGAGTCTGAAAACCAAATAATTGTGAAAAAAATCATCAGGCTATGA
- a CDS encoding T9SS type A sorting domain-containing protein, whose amino-acid sequence MKTNLFAMIAVVQTILMSICLNVCPQNQASPISGDENWDESFGTSGMNADVNCFVKKDGILYAGGEFTKAGGNNINRIAQWDGVSWSPIGHGFDQNAVFAMEFFNSALYAGGIFYKSNGQAMKHFAKWNGTEWVQPGSVIDYQVDCLASAGDALYLGGGMIATAGIDLYGIARWDGTQFHAVGGGLWLSDYYTPDVFAIETDDNDVYVGGKFSRAGTVDASSIAKWDGSSWSALGGGVSGGDGVVTSLALIGNDLYVAGGFTVAGSVSVNNIARWDGSQWSPLGSGTSGPVYTLAVIGDKLFAGGSFTQAGGLNVNNIAMWDGSQWSSLGSGTNQWVKALYADGNNLYAGGRFTKAGNKTAKYIARWQTALSVEDHDPDDLQLRLFPNPFSGSTTIQYHLKEPGHVQLVIDDITGRNAAILVNEVQLPGEHKVMYEASGLRKGIFFVRLCIENQTIVKKIIKLR is encoded by the coding sequence ATGAAGACAAATTTATTTGCAATGATCGCTGTTGTGCAGACTATTTTGATGTCCATTTGCCTCAACGTCTGCCCGCAAAATCAGGCAAGCCCGATTTCAGGAGATGAAAACTGGGATGAATCATTTGGCACTTCGGGCATGAACGCCGACGTCAATTGTTTTGTGAAAAAAGACGGCATTTTATACGCCGGGGGTGAATTTACCAAAGCCGGCGGTAACAATATCAACCGCATTGCCCAATGGGACGGGGTAAGCTGGTCGCCCATCGGCCACGGATTTGATCAGAATGCCGTTTTTGCCATGGAATTCTTCAATTCAGCGCTTTATGCCGGTGGCATCTTTTACAAATCGAACGGGCAGGCTATGAAGCATTTCGCGAAGTGGAACGGTACTGAATGGGTTCAGCCCGGCAGTGTGATAGATTACCAGGTTGACTGTCTGGCTTCAGCCGGAGATGCACTTTATCTGGGAGGGGGAATGATCGCTACCGCCGGGATAGATCTTTATGGAATAGCCCGGTGGGATGGGACTCAGTTTCATGCTGTAGGTGGTGGCTTATGGCTGTCAGATTATTACACACCGGATGTGTTTGCTATTGAAACAGATGATAATGATGTGTATGTCGGGGGCAAATTCTCCAGGGCAGGAACCGTGGATGCTAGCAGTATTGCCAAATGGGATGGTTCATCCTGGTCGGCTTTGGGAGGAGGCGTCAGTGGCGGTGATGGTGTTGTGACCAGCCTTGCCCTGATTGGAAACGATCTGTATGTTGCCGGCGGATTTACTGTTGCAGGGAGCGTGAGCGTCAATAATATAGCCAGATGGGATGGCTCGCAATGGTCTCCCCTGGGCAGTGGAACAAGCGGGCCGGTGTATACACTTGCAGTTATTGGTGATAAATTATTTGCCGGCGGAAGTTTTACACAGGCAGGAGGGCTGAATGTCAACAACATCGCCATGTGGGATGGCAGTCAGTGGTCGTCGCTTGGAAGTGGCACCAATCAATGGGTGAAAGCACTGTATGCCGACGGAAATAACCTTTATGCCGGTGGCCGGTTTACCAAGGCAGGAAATAAAACAGCCAAATACATCGCCAGATGGCAAACAGCCCTGTCGGTTGAGGATCACGATCCTGATGATCTACAGCTCAGGCTTTTTCCGAATCCCTTTTCCGGCTCAACAACAATTCAGTATCATTTGAAAGAACCAGGGCATGTGCAGCTTGTCATCGATGATATAACCGGTCGGAATGCAGCAATCCTTGTAAATGAGGTGCAATTACCCGGCGAACACAAGGTAATGTATGAAGCATCCGGGTTAAGGAAAGGAATCTTTTTCGTGCGGTTGTGTATTGAAAATCAAACGATTGTGAAGAAGATTATAAAGTTACGATAA
- a CDS encoding T9SS type A sorting domain-containing protein has product MEGNDKYLVFSLTSEGSFRWEYIYDNTGDYASKAYSVEYGGNGLVYAAGEANYDFLVTAINSTTGVQEWIYWFDGACPYSLCDDMASAITVGSDGNVYAAGYSLNSNEKQLVIISLTALGGFNWKYLHPAFNVGYSVATDVVFGNDGRIYASCVIGSDIGAICLNAAGEFQWNCNIDGPGPEPVFGETCYEMLYGIDDNIYVVGRAAGRDAQVDTDLDVAVMKVNRQGTAEWFYRYEGLYGTFDMGFSIVQTPDTNVHVAAYSCGLLAEANMISLHHKTGRDLWVMRYIGPAIDMDVAYAITADEEGYLYLTGYDYKANRLHDIYVWKLDPPRNSDGYYNLEGYGTAGCGYAVMETPDKNIVIAGYQGSSGTNSTFDMRLIKTDINGDTLWTRSYGGNQEDRAFDFVQCPDQGFLLTGFTKSSGNGGKDLYLIKTDQNGNKEWEKTYGYETDEEGISITEATDGGCFIAGKTTKYDGSGDLWFMKINAQGDSLWTRRYGGNRRDEVGEVHTTADGGYIFAGTKGNALSVGYITNMYVIRFDQNGDTLWTKEYFTDYWDTGGDIIEQDDGSFLLAGYYMNSEYLAKLDAGGTLLWEKMPHTNQNGGFSSIARNADGNYLLSRNGFGSQEMIYVAVYDPDGNFISADTAAWSPGNVYMPTRGYVFDAQPLAGGGYVAVGEGRISGGSGMNANIILYRKGGELTKLPLPPLGIDDFLLYGEKDTPRPLQISPNPANNIAVFDFELNASADVTVCVTDLQGRTVYQANHGFCQKGNNRISWNPEVFAGGMYICRVIAGNQLFSGKIVLQK; this is encoded by the coding sequence GTGGAAGGCAATGATAAGTACCTTGTTTTCAGCCTTACTTCCGAAGGCAGTTTCCGTTGGGAATATATTTACGATAACACCGGGGATTATGCCAGTAAAGCTTATTCAGTGGAATATGGCGGCAATGGGTTGGTATATGCGGCCGGGGAAGCCAACTACGACTTTCTGGTAACAGCCATCAACTCAACCACCGGCGTGCAGGAATGGATATACTGGTTCGACGGGGCTTGTCCGTATTCATTGTGTGACGATATGGCCAGCGCGATTACCGTTGGTTCCGATGGCAATGTATATGCTGCCGGTTATTCCCTCAATTCCAATGAAAAACAATTGGTTATTATAAGTTTAACCGCTCTGGGCGGATTTAACTGGAAATACCTTCATCCCGCGTTTAATGTCGGTTACAGTGTTGCCACTGATGTTGTTTTCGGCAACGACGGCCGCATCTATGCAAGCTGTGTGATCGGCTCTGATATCGGCGCCATCTGCCTCAATGCTGCAGGTGAATTCCAGTGGAACTGCAACATTGACGGGCCGGGCCCGGAACCGGTATTTGGAGAAACCTGCTATGAAATGCTTTACGGAATAGATGATAACATCTATGTCGTGGGTCGTGCTGCCGGCCGCGATGCTCAGGTGGATACCGATCTTGACGTGGCCGTGATGAAGGTTAACCGGCAAGGCACAGCCGAATGGTTTTACCGCTATGAAGGGCTTTACGGGACCTTCGACATGGGTTTCTCCATAGTGCAGACGCCCGACACCAATGTACATGTGGCGGCTTACAGTTGCGGATTGCTGGCCGAAGCCAACATGATCAGCCTGCACCATAAAACCGGCCGCGATCTGTGGGTGATGCGATACATCGGTCCTGCCATCGACATGGATGTTGCCTATGCCATTACAGCGGACGAAGAGGGTTATCTCTACCTTACCGGTTATGATTACAAAGCGAATCGTCTGCACGACATTTATGTATGGAAGCTCGATCCACCGCGGAATTCTGATGGGTATTACAACCTCGAAGGTTACGGAACTGCCGGTTGCGGGTATGCCGTTATGGAAACACCGGATAAAAATATTGTCATTGCAGGGTATCAGGGCTCCTCAGGCACCAACAGCACCTTTGACATGAGGCTTATCAAAACGGATATCAATGGCGATACCTTGTGGACCAGAAGTTATGGCGGAAACCAGGAGGACCGGGCCTTCGACTTTGTACAATGCCCCGATCAGGGCTTTCTGCTGACCGGATTTACCAAATCTTCCGGCAACGGTGGCAAAGATCTTTATCTTATTAAAACTGATCAGAACGGCAACAAAGAATGGGAAAAAACATACGGTTATGAAACCGATGAAGAAGGCATCTCCATCACAGAAGCCACTGACGGGGGCTGCTTCATTGCCGGTAAAACAACGAAATACGATGGTTCAGGCGACCTGTGGTTTATGAAAATCAACGCGCAGGGCGACAGTCTGTGGACCAGAAGATATGGCGGCAACCGTCGCGATGAGGTGGGAGAGGTACATACCACCGCAGATGGTGGATACATATTTGCCGGAACCAAAGGGAATGCACTATCGGTTGGCTATATCACCAATATGTATGTGATCCGTTTCGACCAGAACGGGGATACTTTATGGACAAAAGAGTACTTCACAGATTACTGGGATACGGGAGGGGATATCATCGAACAGGATGACGGTTCATTTCTGCTTGCGGGATACTACATGAACAGTGAGTACCTGGCCAAACTGGATGCGGGTGGAACCCTGCTCTGGGAGAAAATGCCGCATACGAACCAGAATGGCGGTTTCAGCTCCATCGCCCGGAATGCCGATGGTAATTACCTCCTCAGCCGCAATGGTTTCGGCTCACAGGAAATGATTTACGTGGCGGTTTATGATCCGGATGGAAACTTCATCTCGGCTGATACCGCTGCCTGGTCTCCGGGGAATGTATATATGCCGACCAGGGGTTATGTTTTCGATGCTCAGCCGCTGGCAGGCGGAGGTTATGTGGCTGTTGGCGAAGGCCGGATTTCAGGCGGCAGCGGAATGAATGCAAATATTATTCTGTATAGAAAAGGTGGTGAACTGACCAAACTGCCTTTGCCTCCGCTGGGGATCGATGACTTTCTGCTCTATGGAGAAAAAGACACTCCCCGGCCTTTGCAGATTTCACCCAATCCGGCAAACAACATCGCTGTTTTCGATTTTGAACTGAATGCCTCAGCAGATGTAACCGTTTGTGTTACTGATTTGCAGGGGCGAACGGTATATCAGGCAAACCATGGTTTCTGTCAGAAAGGGAATAACCGGATTTCATGGAATCCGGAGGTTTTCGCCGGCGGAATGTATATCTGCAGGGTAATTGCCGGTAATCAGCTTTTTTCAGGAAAAATTGTACTTCAGAAATAA
- a CDS encoding T9SS type A sorting domain-containing protein yields the protein MKRFILILHLAFCAFHFSFAQQIIYVDVSNNTGNENGTQANPFNTIVEGLQLSQNGDSISIVSGNYPEDTLLVEKCVSIAGTSAASTLVQGIFILSSKLDSMPVLIRNLWCRNVIHNDSGYSVTPLIIEDCGLQVLNDHTPSVSETGRILLKNCSVDDSIHIGSAACAARREVINCETGGGLWISSTSSQGLIRLEGNQVAGSLSVITTAKSDTIFIQNNTVSDSLIVLSTASYPDVISGNTIGGGIRLRAVSHSGLRFTENDIQNGSPSAKYVALSESIIGNNNFKNGGIHFQATAGDIVIRENEIHTDGSVAAIRFKTTAGGYFEDNTITLPYFEPSGLPLDGDTLSVCAIHVRSTSFGGMKGNRISGGAYGVYLSAIASHGFNENEIDGAHYGLYLQSVSGDVDSNRVEYCIGDGMILDYKSEYADTNSIRLNYNIVRYNGGHGIRTRGNCPMGRLDEPGTGFNVIKDNDGYDLYVETLSGFVDTIWAQNNVWSHSTEAEVGQYDIYDANDDPARALVLYMPLLSYGVSEHPLPEIIMFPNPTRGVFSFQFSTGSRLPAVMEIVDFFGRILEARVPEFRNSGTSELDISHLSSGIYIVRFCFDSQTMVKKIIKL from the coding sequence ATGAAAAGATTCATCCTTATTTTGCATTTAGCGTTCTGCGCTTTTCATTTTTCATTTGCGCAGCAAATCATCTACGTCGATGTTTCCAACAATACAGGCAACGAGAACGGCACACAGGCAAATCCCTTTAATACCATTGTTGAAGGATTGCAGTTGTCACAGAACGGTGATTCTATCTCGATAGTTTCTGGTAACTATCCTGAAGACACATTGCTGGTTGAGAAATGTGTTTCCATCGCCGGAACATCTGCTGCTTCTACCCTGGTTCAGGGAATTTTTATACTATCCTCAAAGCTTGACTCTATGCCTGTGCTCATCAGGAATCTTTGGTGCCGGAACGTTATACACAATGACAGCGGTTATTCGGTGACCCCTTTGATTATTGAAGACTGCGGATTGCAAGTTCTGAATGATCACACCCCATCGGTTAGCGAAACCGGTCGAATATTATTAAAGAACTGCTCCGTTGATGATAGCATTCACATTGGAAGCGCTGCCTGTGCGGCAAGGCGGGAGGTCATAAATTGTGAAACCGGCGGTGGACTGTGGATCAGCAGCACCTCTTCCCAGGGCTTAATAAGGCTTGAAGGGAACCAGGTGGCAGGAAGCCTGAGCGTAATCACAACTGCAAAATCCGATACCATCTTCATCCAAAACAATACTGTATCCGACAGCCTGATCGTGCTATCGACAGCCTCATACCCTGATGTGATATCCGGTAACACGATTGGAGGCGGGATCCGGTTAAGAGCGGTCTCACACAGCGGCCTGCGGTTCACGGAGAATGATATCCAGAACGGTTCGCCTTCGGCCAAATATGTGGCATTGTCTGAATCAATTATCGGGAATAATAACTTTAAAAACGGTGGTATACATTTTCAGGCTACCGCCGGGGATATCGTCATCAGAGAAAATGAAATCCACACCGATGGCTCGGTAGCAGCCATCCGGTTTAAAACTACAGCCGGTGGCTATTTTGAGGACAATACCATCACCCTCCCGTATTTTGAACCCTCCGGCTTGCCTTTAGATGGAGATACGTTATCTGTTTGCGCTATCCATGTGCGATCGACATCATTCGGAGGGATGAAAGGCAACAGGATCAGCGGCGGCGCCTATGGGGTATACTTATCGGCCATCGCTTCGCATGGATTTAATGAAAATGAGATTGATGGGGCGCATTATGGTTTATATCTGCAGTCAGTTTCGGGAGATGTCGATAGTAACAGGGTGGAGTACTGTATCGGAGACGGGATGATCCTTGATTACAAGTCTGAATATGCTGATACAAATTCCATCAGACTGAATTACAATATCGTCAGGTACAACGGCGGACACGGTATCCGCACAAGAGGAAACTGTCCCATGGGGCGATTGGATGAACCCGGTACAGGATTTAACGTCATCAAAGATAACGACGGTTATGACCTTTACGTGGAAACTCTTTCCGGTTTTGTTGACACCATCTGGGCACAGAATAACGTGTGGTCTCACAGTACTGAAGCAGAAGTCGGTCAATATGATATTTATGATGCAAACGATGATCCGGCGAGAGCGCTGGTGTTGTATATGCCGCTATTGTCATATGGTGTAAGTGAACATCCGTTGCCGGAGATCATAATGTTTCCCAATCCCACCCGGGGAGTTTTCAGTTTTCAGTTTTCAACCGGCAGCCGGCTGCCGGCGGTTATGGAGATTGTCGATTTCTTTGGCAGGATTCTGGAAGCCCGGGTTCCGGAGTTCCGAAATTCCGGAACTTCAGAACTGGATATCAGCCATCTCTCTTCCGGGATATATATTGTACGGTTTTGCTTTGATAGCCAAACGATGGTGAAGAAGATTATAAAGTTATAA
- a CDS encoding T9SS type A sorting domain-containing protein, whose product MKKAIVSSFVTILLIFNARAHNPWQWQNPLPQGNGLWAGQALDAQAFVAVGACGTIVRTEDQFKSREMPFIPLAEFLYGLNYRNIVAGTVHTSNGGYTGVSREKELTGQIAVIPAPNPFHNELSVYCELTNESFLTIEIRDNTGRVISVPVSGNKGSGSARILFDGSHLSPGIYFIRAISGDKVMVRKIIRV is encoded by the coding sequence ATGAAAAAAGCAATCGTATCTTCCTTTGTAACTATTTTATTGATATTCAATGCCAGGGCACATAATCCCTGGCAATGGCAGAATCCACTTCCACAGGGGAATGGTCTATGGGCCGGGCAGGCTCTTGACGCACAAGCCTTTGTGGCAGTCGGGGCCTGTGGAACCATTGTCAGGACGGAAGACCAGTTCAAGAGCCGGGAAATGCCTTTCATACCCTTAGCCGAATTTTTGTATGGGTTGAATTATAGAAACATTGTTGCCGGAACAGTGCACACTTCCAACGGGGGGTATACCGGTGTTTCCAGAGAAAAAGAACTCACAGGACAGATTGCCGTAATTCCGGCCCCGAATCCTTTTCACAATGAGTTGTCAGTTTATTGTGAGCTCACCAACGAATCCTTTCTGACGATAGAGATACGCGACAATACAGGCAGGGTGATTTCCGTGCCTGTTTCCGGAAACAAAGGTTCCGGTTCTGCCCGGATTTTATTTGATGGAAGTCATTTATCTCCGGGCATCTATTTTATCAGGGCCATTTCGGGCGATAAGGTAATGGTAAGAAAAATCATCAGGGTATAA